In Pelmatolapia mariae isolate MD_Pm_ZW linkage group LG2, Pm_UMD_F_2, whole genome shotgun sequence, one DNA window encodes the following:
- the apool gene encoding MICOS complex subunit MIC27 isoform X1, whose amino-acid sequence MAAKVVMVAVPTVLGIASLRVYSVNEAPADGLVTREKLNIYTPVLQSAQSKFVPESPGVIEGGVTTARETVLPFVHTVKGACIAVKRGSIDLYHAGEDLYYYLKDPPPGFLPRFGTITVAGLLGMFLARKGSRFKRLAVPLGLMSAGASVCYPAQAVAVLKVTGKKVYAAGQWSHAAASSLLASAEPVAKETAASQPQSAIAANLEPPAAEGTSQHSSTTDTSAQSSTISDTEVKSADPISDEPIVAVITEEESSVTATEISPNQAPTETSTVEKVSAPPSEELPAPVESEEASDRKQASGDVSTDTSPSEPASSGPETIKAVPVESASSSEETSTPAASSEATEGSSFKPDPSLMDFGQSSPEDEDLYSTRS is encoded by the exons ATGGCGGCCAAG GTGGTAATGGTGGCCGTCCCGACTGTGCTGGGAATAGCCTCCCTCCGTGTGTACTCTGTGAATGAAGCGCCCGCTGATGGGCTGGTTACTCGAGAAAAG CTCAACATCTACACCCCGGTGTTGCAGTCTGCTCAGAGTAAGTTTGTCCCAGAGAGTCCGGGGGTCATCGAGGGTGGAGTGACTACAGCCAGAGAGACAGTACTACCATTTGTGCACACTGTAAAG GGTGCCTGTATCGCTGTGAAAAGGGGAAGTATTGATCTTTATCATGCTGGAGAAG ATTTATACTATTACCTGAAGGACCCTCCCCCTGGTTTTCTGCCCAGATTTGGCACCATCACCGTGGCTGGCCTGCTTGGCATGTTCTTGGCACGGAAAG gCTCTCGTTTCAAGAGGTTAGCGGTCCCGCTGGGCCTGATGAGCGCAGGAGCATCAGTGTGCTACCCTGCACAAGCAGTGGCAGTGTTAAAG GTGACGGGAAAGAAGGTTTACGCTGCAGGGCAGTGGAGTCATGCCGCAGCTTCTTCACTGCTCGCCTCCGCGGAGCCGGTTGCCAAAGAGACTGCTGCTTCACAGCCACAG tCAGCTATAGCGGCAAATCTAGAGCCTCCAGCAGCTGAAGGAACCTCACAGCACAGCTCCACTACAGACACCTCAGCCCAGAGCTCTACAATCTCAGACACAGAGGTGAAATCAGCTGATCCTATCTCTGATGAGCCCATTGTCGCTGTCATAACAGAGGAAGAGTCATCCGTAACAGCCACAGAAATATCCCCCAACCAGGCCCCCACAGAGACCAGCACAG TAGAAAAAGTGTCCGCGCCTCCCTCAGAGGAGCTGCCGGCCCCTGTTGAAAGCGAAGAAGCCTCGGATAGAAAACAAGCCTCCGGGGATGTATCCACGGACACGAGCCCATCCGAGCCTGCAAGCTCAGGACCGGAAACAATAAAGGCCGTTCCAGTCGAGTCGGCATCTTCCTCTGAAGAAACATCTACTCCAGCAGCTTCCAGTGAGGCCACAG
- the apool gene encoding MICOS complex subunit MIC27 isoform X2, with product MAAKVVMVAVPTVLGIASLRVYSVNEAPADGLVTREKLNIYTPVLQSAQSKFVPESPGVIEGGVTTARETVLPFVHTVKGACIAVKRGSIDLYHAGEDLYYYLKDPPPGFLPRFGTITVAGLLGMFLARKGSRFKRLAVPLGLMSAGASVCYPAQAVAVLKVTGKKVYAAGQWSHAAASSLLASAEPVAKETAASQPQSAIAANLEPPAAEGTSQHSSTTDTSAQSSTISDTEVKSADPISDEPIVAVITEEESSVTATEISPNQAPTETSTEKVSAPPSEELPAPVESEEASDRKQASGDVSTDTSPSEPASSGPETIKAVPVESASSSEETSTPAASSEATEGSSFKPDPSLMDFGQSSPEDEDLYSTRS from the exons ATGGCGGCCAAG GTGGTAATGGTGGCCGTCCCGACTGTGCTGGGAATAGCCTCCCTCCGTGTGTACTCTGTGAATGAAGCGCCCGCTGATGGGCTGGTTACTCGAGAAAAG CTCAACATCTACACCCCGGTGTTGCAGTCTGCTCAGAGTAAGTTTGTCCCAGAGAGTCCGGGGGTCATCGAGGGTGGAGTGACTACAGCCAGAGAGACAGTACTACCATTTGTGCACACTGTAAAG GGTGCCTGTATCGCTGTGAAAAGGGGAAGTATTGATCTTTATCATGCTGGAGAAG ATTTATACTATTACCTGAAGGACCCTCCCCCTGGTTTTCTGCCCAGATTTGGCACCATCACCGTGGCTGGCCTGCTTGGCATGTTCTTGGCACGGAAAG gCTCTCGTTTCAAGAGGTTAGCGGTCCCGCTGGGCCTGATGAGCGCAGGAGCATCAGTGTGCTACCCTGCACAAGCAGTGGCAGTGTTAAAG GTGACGGGAAAGAAGGTTTACGCTGCAGGGCAGTGGAGTCATGCCGCAGCTTCTTCACTGCTCGCCTCCGCGGAGCCGGTTGCCAAAGAGACTGCTGCTTCACAGCCACAG tCAGCTATAGCGGCAAATCTAGAGCCTCCAGCAGCTGAAGGAACCTCACAGCACAGCTCCACTACAGACACCTCAGCCCAGAGCTCTACAATCTCAGACACAGAGGTGAAATCAGCTGATCCTATCTCTGATGAGCCCATTGTCGCTGTCATAACAGAGGAAGAGTCATCCGTAACAGCCACAGAAATATCCCCCAACCAGGCCCCCACAGAGACCAGCACAG AAAAAGTGTCCGCGCCTCCCTCAGAGGAGCTGCCGGCCCCTGTTGAAAGCGAAGAAGCCTCGGATAGAAAACAAGCCTCCGGGGATGTATCCACGGACACGAGCCCATCCGAGCCTGCAAGCTCAGGACCGGAAACAATAAAGGCCGTTCCAGTCGAGTCGGCATCTTCCTCTGAAGAAACATCTACTCCAGCAGCTTCCAGTGAGGCCACAG